A genomic region of Papaver somniferum cultivar HN1 chromosome 7, ASM357369v1, whole genome shotgun sequence contains the following coding sequences:
- the LOC113294369 gene encoding uncharacterized protein LOC113294369, whose product MKWFSRTLLDAHDSNEVKRITVARGVPPINHLLFADDCLIFTHANLTSVNNLLKILEDFSSQFVQVINFDKSSVFYSNNMDPSICNTLSHILGAQLMKENKKYLGSPLLIGRSKVKSFKEIQSAFERRLGNWQGINLHQAGRTTMLKAVLNAIPKYQMSTFKMPKKLLKKLDTIQRKFWWGYKSNRGLNLIA is encoded by the coding sequence ATGAAATGGTTTTCAAGAACTTTATTAGATGCTCATGATTCAAATGAAGTAAAAAGAATTACAGTTGCAAGAGGAGTTCCACCTATTAATCActtgctttttgcagatgattgtctcaTTTTCACTCATGCTAATTTAACCAGTGTGAATAATCTTCTTAAAATTTTGGAAGATTTTAGTTCTCAATTTGTTCAAGTCATTAATTTTGACAAATCTTCAGTATTCTATAGCAATAATATGGATCCATCTATTTGCAATACTCTCAGTCACATTTTGGGAGCTCAACTTATGAAGGAAAATAAGAAATATTTAGGTTCACCTCTTCTGATTGGAAGGTCCAAAGTCAAGTCCTTTAAAGAAATTCAGTCTGCTTTTGAAAGAAGATTGGGTAATTGGCAAGGTATTAACTTACATCAAGCTGGCAGGACTACAATGTTAAAAGCAGTTCTTAATGCAATACCTAAGTATCAGATGAGTACCTTTAAGATGCCTAAAAAACTTCTCAAAAAACTAGATACTATACAAAGAAAGTTCTGGTGGGGGTATAAGTCTAACAGAGGCTTAAATTTAATAGCATGA
- the LOC113300598 gene encoding PHD finger protein ING1-like translates to MSFIEDFQNSLESLPIVLQKKYGLMRDLDRSLHESQSQNEQRCEQEIEDMERRVKSGNITPDTPLIKFSDEALEEQKHCIRIADEKVALALQAYDVVDEHIQQLDQYLRKFDEEQRRERDVADASRTAVVNPDTSVNSGDTGTGKGRRKKTRSAAAAAAAAEVVVPAETPSMDLDLPVDPNEPTYCFCNQVSFGEMVACDNPDCKIEWFHFSCVGLREHPRGKWYCSDCAGLQKRRKGK, encoded by the exons ATGTCTTTCATTGAAGACTTTCAAAATA gTTTAGAATCGTTACCAATTGTGCTACAGAAGAAATATGGATTGATGCGGGACTTGGATAGAAGCTTACACG AAAGCCAGAGCCAAAATGAGCAGCGATGTGAACAAGAAATAGAGGACATGGAGCGTCGTGTCAAGTCTGGTAACATCACGCCAGATACTCCACTCATCAAATTTTCAGATGAAGCCCTTGAAGAGCAAAAGCATTGCATTAGAATCGCTGATGAAAAGGTTGCCCTGGCTCTTCAGGCTTATGATGTG GTGGATGAGCATATTCAACAACTTGATCAATATCTGAGAAAATTTGATGAAGAGCAAAGACGAG AGAGAGATGTTGCAGATGCTTCTCGAACAGCTGTCGTGAACCCTGATACGAGTGTGAATTCTGGCGATACTGGTACTGGTAAAGGAAGACGTAAGAA AACTCGCTCAGCAGCAgcagcggcagcagcagcagaagtagTAGTACCAGCAGAGACACCAAGCATGGATCTAGATTTGCCAGTGGATCCAAATGAACCCACATACTGTTTTTGCAACCAAGTTAGTTTCGGAGAGATGGTTGCATGTGACAACCCAGAT TGCAAGATAGAATGGTTTCACTTCAGCTGTGTTGGCTTGAGAGAACACCCCAGAGGGAAGTGGTATTGCTCGGATTGTGCTGGCTTGCAAAAGCGTCGGAAAGGCAAATGA